GGTCCCATCCCTCCCGATCGGGGAAGATCACCAGGCCGCCCTCGCCGGCGGTCATCAACTTGCCGTTCTGGAAGCTGAACGCGGCGACCGAGCCCAGCTCCCCCACCTTGCGTCCCGTCCACTCCGCGCCGTGCGCGTGCGCGGCGTCCTGCACGATCGGGACGCCGCTGTCGGCGGACAGCTTGTCGAGCGCGTCCATGTCGGCGAAGTGCCCGGCCATGTGCACGGGCATGATCGCCTTGGTGCGCGGGGTGATCGCCGCCGCCGTCGCGGCCACGTCGATGCAGTAGGTGTCACGGTCCACGTCGACCGGCACCGCCGTCGCGCCGAGCCGCTGCGCCGCCTGTGAGGACGAGATGAACGTGAACGCCGGGACGATCACCTCGTCGCCCGGCCCGACCCCCGCCACCTGGAGGGCCAACTCGAGGGCGTGCGTGCCGTTGGTGACCGCGAGCGCGTATCCGCCGCCGTGGTGGGCCGCGAACTCCCGCTCGAATCCGTCCACCTCGCCGCCGCCGATGCGCCACCACTGTCCCTGCTCCAGCGCGCGCAGCAGACCGGTCCGTTCCTCGTCTCCGTACCGGGGCCATTCGGGGAGAACCGGAGGCGTGCCTGCAGTCGTCATAATCCCTCTTCCGTCAGCGAAACCGCCATCGGAACGCTAATGAGACCGACGGCGGATCATCACCCCTGACGACCCCCCTATATCCCCCTTGTCCTCGAGCCGCGCGATCTCCGCCGCTATCGGGTGCGGGCGTCGTCTTGTTATAACCGGAGCCGTGTCCGAACTGCTTTTGTTGAACGGCCCGAATCTCGGAATTCTCGGCCGCCGCGAACCGGAGATCTACGGCACCGCCACGCTCGCCGACATCGAGAAGTCCGTCGCGGCGGAGGTCGCCCCGCGCAACTGGCGCGTGGTCCCGGTGCAGCGCGAGTCCGAGGGCGAGCTGATCCACGCGATCCAGGACCACCACGACTCGGTCGGCGCGATCGTCAATCCCGGCGCGCTGATGATCGCCGGGTGGAGTCTGCGGGACGCGCTCGCCGCCTACCCGCGGCCCTGGATGGAGGTGCACCTGTCGAACGTGTGGGCCCGCGAGGCGTTCCGGCACGAGTCGGTGCTGGCGCCGCTGGCCGCCGGCGTGATCGTCGGGCTGGGCGCGCTCGGCTACGTCCTGGCCGCCCGCGCGCT
The DNA window shown above is from Thermomonospora umbrina and carries:
- a CDS encoding DegT/DnrJ/EryC1/StrS family aminotransferase, with protein sequence MTTAGTPPVLPEWPRYGDEERTGLLRALEQGQWWRIGGGEVDGFEREFAAHHGGGYALAVTNGTHALELALQVAGVGPGDEVIVPAFTFISSSQAAQRLGATAVPVDVDRDTYCIDVAATAAAITPRTKAIMPVHMAGHFADMDALDKLSADSGVPIVQDAAHAHGAEWTGRKVGELGSVAAFSFQNGKLMTAGEGGLVIFPDREGWDQGFLRHSCGRPPSDRGYFHETSGSNFRMNEFTASVLRAQLGRLDEQVSLREERAPILRALLAEIPGVVPQGRDPRATRVPHYMAMFRVPGITEERRNALVDELVRRGLPAFVVFRAVYRTAGFWETGAPDTTVEALAQRCPNSEALTTEGVWLHHRTLLADEDQVRRIPDIVAAALETV
- a CDS encoding type II 3-dehydroquinate dehydratase — encoded protein: MSELLLLNGPNLGILGRREPEIYGTATLADIEKSVAAEVAPRNWRVVPVQRESEGELIHAIQDHHDSVGAIVNPGALMIAGWSLRDALAAYPRPWMEVHLSNVWAREAFRHESVLAPLAAGVIVGLGALGYVLAARALLEVVPD